The following proteins are encoded in a genomic region of Drosophila bipectinata strain 14024-0381.07 chromosome XL, DbipHiC1v2, whole genome shotgun sequence:
- the LOC122321050 gene encoding uncharacterized protein, with the protein MSKKNASNAKSGGQTYVSLIIDSGSRYNLICQDDWSTLKRNKATVFNVRPNSQYQFKGYASDQILNVICVFEAPISVGKQAEMIASFLVIEKGQQSLLGRETAIKLEVLRLGLQINHIEEVSVFPKWKGDSVKLAMDQDIKPVQQPMRRIPIALEGKVREKTQDALKRDIIEPVNGPSAWISPMVLVFKENGDIRLCLDSICGEQIKPF; encoded by the coding sequence aTGAGCAAGAAGAATGCCTCAAATGCAAAGTCGGGGGGGCAGACATATGTATCTCTGATCATTGATTCGGGGTCTCGCTATAATCTCATCTGCCAAGACGACTGGTCCACTCTAAAAAGGAATAAAGCCACAGTGTTCAATGTTCGTCCTAACTCACAGTACCAGTTCAAAGGATATGCTTCGGAccaaattttaaatgtaatttgcGTATTTGAGGCACCAATTTCTGTCGGTAAACAGGCTGAAATGATTGCCTCCTTTTTAGTCATTGAAAAAGGACAACAGTCATTGCTGGGACGAGAAACTGCAATTAAGTTGGAAGTGCTACGGCTGGGTCTGCAGATAAATCATATTGAGGAGGTATCGGTTTTTCCGAAGTGGAAGGGCGACAGTGTCAAGTTGGCAATGGATCAGGACATAAAACCAGTACAACAGCCCATGCGAAGGATACCAATTGCATTAGAAGGAAAGGTGCGCGAAAAGACTCAGGATGCTCTAAAGCGTGATATTATTGAACCTGTAAATGGCCCAAGTGCCTGGATCTCACCAATGGTTTTAGTTTTCAAAGAAAATGGAGACATTCGACTATGCCTGGATTCGATATGCGGCGAGCAAATCAAGCCATTTTAA
- the pdgy gene encoding uncharacterized protein pdgy, which translates to MASMYPAAQLLRLRSASAMGSALQAATRSISTNRRERNSSTASAQQERPQSDTDKFLHYSPEEGYYKTSPYDPVTIPNVPLHEYVWRDFKKWESRTAAVCVITDRQYTFAQMRDASAAFAVRLQTQFKLFKPDVVGVCLPNLPEYPIATLGAIEAGLTVTTVNPIYTPDEIARQLTFSGAKFLVGTAAVFPTLSQACQLAGKKLPIAVIRTSPGEALPEGAIDFSELTSTQNIRYDDLQSPKDATPNDMVFLPFSSGTTGLPKGVMLSHNNISSNCEQVQASLPLDINGPQVTLPAVLPFFHIYGLTVVMLSKLGQGCRLATMPCFKPDDFMRSLDKYKGSFLNLVPPIALFMINHPKLTQETAPELRVVMSGAAPIGEHDVERFLKKFPKTVFKQGYGMTEASPVVLLTPDGNTRYASTGVLPSSTEAKIVPLDGSDSKGVGPRSSGELCIRGPQVMSGYLNNEEANKVTFYPGNWLRSGDVAYYDEEGFFYITDRMKELIKVKGFQVPPAELEAVLRDHPKVLEAAVFGIPHELNGEAPRAIVVLRQGQKATAEEIAAYVAERVAHYKKLEGGVIFVDEVPKNPTGKILRRELKEKFSD; encoded by the exons ATGGCCAGCATGTATCCAGCCGCTCAGCTGCTGCGCCTGCGCAGCGCCTCCGCCATGGGCAGTGCCCTGCAGGCGGCCACCCGTTCTATATCCACAAATCGCCGGGAGCGCAACTCCAGCACCGCCAGCGCCCAACAGGAGCGTCCCCAGAGCGACACCGACAAGTTCCTGCACTACAGTCCCGAGGAGGGCTACTACAAGACCTCGCCCTACGATCCCGTTACCATTCCGAATGTGCCGCTCCACGAGTACGTGTGGCGCGACTTCAAGAAGTGGGAGAGCCGTACCGCAGCG GTGTGTGTCATCACCGACCGGCAGTATACGTTTGCCCAGATGCGCGATGCCAGCGCCGCCTTCGCCGTGCGCCTGCAGACCCAGTTCAAGCTCTTCAAGCCGGACGTGGTGGGCGTCTGCCTGCCCAACTTGCCGGAGTATCCCATCGCCACCTTGGGCGCCATTGAGGCCGGCCTCACGGTGACCACCGTGAATCCCATCTACACGCCGG ACGAGATCGCCCGCCAGCTGACCTTCAGCGGAGCCAAGTTCCTGGTCGGCACTGCGGCCGTCTTTCCCACCCTGAGCCAGGCCTGCCAGCTGGCCGGCAAGAAGCTGCCCATCGCCGTCATCCGCACCAGCCCGGGCGAGGCCCTGCCCGAGGGCGCCATCGACTTCAGCGAGCTGACCAGCACCCAGAACATCCGCTACGACGATCTGCAGTCCCCGAAGGACGCCACCCCCAACGACATGGTCTTCCTGCCCTTCTCCTCGGGCACCACCGGCCTGCCCAAGGGCGTCATGCTCTCCCacaacaacatcagcagcaactgcGAGCAGGTCCAGGCCTCGCTGCCGCTGGACATCAACGGGCCGCAGGTCACGCTGCCGGCGGTGCTGCCCTTCTTCCACATCTACGGCCTCACAGTGGTGATGCTCTCCAAGCTGGGCCAGGGCTGTCGCCTGGCTACGATGCCCTGCTTCAAGCCGGACGATTTCATGCGCTCCCTGGACAAGTACAAGGGCAGCTTCCTCAACCTGGTGCCGCCAATTG CCCTGTTCATGATCAACCATCCCAAGCTGACCCAGGAGACGGCCCCTGAACTGAGGGTGGTGATGAGCGGAGCTGCTCCGATTGGAGAACACGATGTGGAGCGCTTCCTCAAAAA ATTCCCGAAGACCGTCTTCAAGCAGGGCTACGGCATGACCGAGGCCTCGCCCGTGGTGTTGCTTACTCCCGATGGTAACACCCGGTATGCTTCTACCGGCGTGCTGCCTTCCAGCACGGAGGCCAAGATCGTGCCCCTCGATGGCAGCGATTCCAAGGGCGTGGGTCCCCGGTCCAGCGGCGAACTGTGCATTCGCGGCCCTCAGGTGATGTCTGGATACCTCAACAACGAGGAGGCCAACAAGGTCACCTTCTATCCCGGCAACTGGCTGCGCAGCGGCGATGTGGCCTACTACGACGAGGAGGGCTTCTTCTACATCACCGACCGCATGAAGGAGCTGATCAAGGTTAAGGGCTTCCAGGTGCCACCCGCCGAACTGGAGGCCGTGCTCCGGGATCACCCCAAGGTTTTGGAGGCGGCTGTTTTTGGCATTCCCCACGAGCTGAACGGGGAGGCGCCACGTGCCATAGTGGTGCTGCGTCAGGGCCAGAAGGCCACCGCCGAGGAAATCGCCGCCTATGTGGCCGAGCGCGTGGCTCACTACAAGAAGCTAGAGGGCGGCGTCATCTTTGTCGACGAGGTGCCCAAGAATCCCACCGGCAAGATCCTTCGCCGGGAGCTCAAGGAGAAGTTCTCCGACTAA
- the LOC122321051 gene encoding uncharacterized protein — MASGQEDCIDLQGDFDNDDEYFQNLFPSDFPPQPSNSSGKAKEQTEQPVVVKSETVPQTFSSNNFLDNSLPIVISSDEETEEPDAKEARPTLQIYTSDSYPKSASPMNIYSEEAKEDHPAAEDDASDAMFFPFKDDFLYFTENDPYNAGEARLLFYQPDAAETNPPLEENSESPIVKLLLFIKSIIGDFKPMSEVAKKLTSEAVEQITQKLEMWMQSLGKVEKEVYNADLSVLNHKFLELLFKTGKIVNGTTFMVYINDLFWGAMKKESPAKRKEIRDAYLIRRAALVAEEGQSSQAAKKSATVLKKNSNVTRSKAHSSASRKPKRKQKYVLKEIRAKLSLRMPRYVKQKGPISKTNNNTNGGVATGVDSSVGPAVTSPENLPSNSAGNPHEVREPPVVEKPSGRSQSHSVLVDASKASDSGNAKGAGPSKVPKNITFNSRATGKKRMANKENIATSFRDECSMSSAENIKSWIRNSQYDPKKIAQPVTSNKRAPEVSVRVRPQKTISSPNAAMTSTSDQAVRPNAASKAPFSSPNSPLGTAKDLTTDQAQIWQLPDMSVPPPTTDQVQLWQLPDMSVPPPMTGQAQLWQLPDMSVPPPPISDPQMQRILNPVVTAKRSNIGNGNGYVNKQANHLSTGGVPRVVKPPPTGSNMGPTQHGSGGRAAQANPPKNYSPALEIHPRISRGMVGRQKTVPLEYDIPPHKISKVSQETNGASSSNGASSYASTSSQANRPSNSNRVSANHPRTSRGVARRQEAGPSSANVQPPQSSTPMYSEDCDPTIQRNVALFLKAVSDRGIDLNLN; from the exons ATGGCTTCGGGTCAGGAAGACTGTATCGATTTGCAGGGAGATTTTGATAATGATGACGAGTACTTCCAAAACCTCTTTCCGAGCGACTTTCCGCCGCAACCCAGCAATTCTTCTGGAAAGGCAAAAGAACAGACCGAACAGCCAGTTGTTGTAAAAAGTGAAACGGTTCCTCAGACGTTTTCTTCCAACAA TTTTCTGGACAACTCATTGCCGATTGTCATTTCTTCTGACGAGGAAACAGAAGAGCCAGACGCCAAAGAAGCTAGACCGACTTTGCAGATTTATACTTCCGACAG TTATCCGAAAAGCGCATCGCCAATGAACATTTATTCTGAAGAGGCAAAAGAAGACCACCCAGCTGCCGAAGACGATGCATCGGATGCGATGTTTTTTCCTTTCAAAGA TGATTTCCTATATTTCACCGAAAACGATCCTTACAACGCAGGCGAAGCCAG GCTACTATTCTACCAGCCAGATGCTGCCGAGACCAATCCCCCCCTAGAAGAAAATTCAGAATCACCAATTgtgaaattattattatttataaaatctaTAATTGGAGATTTCAAACCAATGAGTGAAGTGGCAAAAAAACTAACTAGTGAAGCTGTAGAACAGATAACACAGAAACTAGAGATGTGGATGCAATCTTTGGGCAAAGTGGAAAAAGAGGTTTACAACGCTGACTTAAGCGTTCTCAACCACAAATTCCTGGAGTTACTTTTTAAAACGGGGAAGATTGTAAATGGCACAACGTTTATGGTGTATATAAATGACCTTTTTTGGGGGGCCATGAAGAAAGAATCGCCCGCAAAACGCAAAGAAATTAGGGATGCGTATCTAATAAGGAGAGCGGCCTTAGTGGCTGAGGAAGGTCAATCATCACAGGCGGCAAAAAAGTCGGCAactgtattaaaaaaaaattcgaatgtGACTCGGTCGAAGGCCCATTCCAGTGCATCTAGGAAAcctaaaagaaaacaaaaatatgtgtTAAAAGAAATACGAGCAAAGTTATCCCTGCGTATGCCTAGATATGTAAAGCAAAAGGGTCCGATCTCCAAAACCAATAATAACACGAATGGAGGCGTTGCAACTGGTGTGGATTCTTCAGTAGGCCCTGCCGTTACAAGTCCTGAAAACCTCCCCTCCAACTCGGCCGGAAACCCCCACGAGGTACGTGAGCCGCCAGTCGTGGAGAAGCCTTCCGGGAGATCACAGAGTCACTCTGTTTTAGTTGACGCCTCTAAGGCCTCTGACTCTGGAAATGCCAAAGGTGCTGGACCTTCTAAGGTTCCAAAAAATATAACCTTTAATTCAAGGGCCACTGGAAAAAAACGAATGGCCAACAAAGAGAATATTGCAACTTCCTTTAGAGATGAATGTAGTATGTCGAGCGccgaaaatattaaatcgtgGATAAGGAACTCACAGTACGATCCTAAAAAAATAGCCCAACCGGTTACATCCAACAAACGAGCACCCGAAGTGTCAGTGCGTGTTAGACCCCAAAAAACAATTTCTTCACCCAATGCTGCGATGACCAGCACAAGCGATCAAGCTGTTAGGCCCAATGCTGCCTCGAAAGCACCTTTTTCATCGCCTAATAGCCCTTTAGGTACTGCCAAGGATCTCACGACAGATCAAGCTCAGATTTGGCAATTACCAGATATGAGTGTTCCGCCACCCACGACAGATCAAGTTCAGCTTTGGCAATTACCAGATATGAGTGTTCCGCCACCCATGACAGGTCAAGCTCAGCTTTGGCAATTACCAGATATGAGTGTTCCGCCACCCCCGATCAGTGATCCCCAGATGCAAAGGATTTTGAACCCAGTGGTCACAGCAAAGAGATCTAATATAGGGAATGGAAATGGGTACGTGAATAAACAAGCGAATCATCTAAGTACCGGTGGAGTGCCAAGAGTTGTCAAGCCTCCTCCCACAGGATCCAACATGGGTCCAACACAGCATGGGTCTGGGGGACGTGCGGCACAAGCGAATCCACCAAAGAACTATAGCCCAGCATTAGAGATTCATCCAAGGATCAGTCGTGGAATGGTTGGCAGACAAAAGACAGTGCCACTAGAATACGATATCCCACCCCACAAAATTTCTAAGGTGTCGCAAGAAACAAATGGAGCATCATCCTCAAATGGAGCATCATCCTACGCCTCCACGTCTTCACAAGCGAATCGACCAAGTAACTCCAATAGAGTTTCAGCGAATCATCCACGTACCAGTCGTGGAGTGGCTCGTAGACAAGAGGCAGGACCATCATCAGCCAATGTTCAGCCACCCCAGTCATCCACACCTATGTATTCGGAAGACTGTGACCCCACGATCCAGCGAAATGTTGCCTTATTTTTAAAGGCAGTGAGCGACAGAGGGATAGACTTAAATCTTAATTAA